A genome region from Panthera uncia isolate 11264 chromosome A3 unlocalized genomic scaffold, Puncia_PCG_1.0 HiC_scaffold_11, whole genome shotgun sequence includes the following:
- the DEFB124 gene encoding beta-defensin 124, giving the protein MTRLLLLIVALLVLGHVPPGRSEFKRCWKGQGACRTYCTSHETYMHMCPDASLCCVAYGIRPLPSKTESV; this is encoded by the exons ATGACGCGGCTGCTTCTGCTGATTGTGGCCCTCCTGGTCCTGGGTCATGTGCCACCAG GGAGAAGTGAATTCAAGCGGTGCTGGAAAGGCCAAGGGGCCTGCCGAACTTACTGTACGAGTCATGAAACCTACATGCACATGTGCCCAGATGCCTCCCTGTGCTGTGTCGCTTATGGAATCAGGCCTCTGCCCTCTAAGACTGAATCTGTGTAG